The genome window CGGCGGTCTCCTCGGCCTCGAAGCTGCTGCCGGCCTTGCCTCCCGCGGGATGGATGTCACCGTTCTGCATGTCATGCCGACGCTGATGGAACGCCAGCTCGACCCGGCTGCGGGCTATCTGCTGCAAAAGGCGGTGGAAGAGCGCGGCATCAAAGTCATTACCAAGGCCAATACCAAAGCGATTGTCGGGAACGGCAAAGTCGAGGGCATCGAGCTTGAAGACGGCCGCATCATTCCCGCGACCCTCGTCGTCATGGCAGTCGGCATCCGCCCAAGCGTCGGGCTCGCGAAGGACGCCGGTATCGCCGTCAACCGCGGCATCGTCGTCGACGATGGCATGAACACGTCCGATGGCGACATCATGGCGCTTGGCGAATGCGCCGAGGTGGGCGGCATGGTCTACGGCTTGGTGGCGCCTCTCTATGAAATGGCTCGTGTCGCCGCTTCGCATTTGTCGGGAGACCGCTCCGCCGCCTTCGTGCATTCCGACACGCCGACCAAGCTCAAGGTCACCGGCATCGATCTCTTTTCTCTCGGAGACTTTGCAGATGGCGACGATCGCGAGGAAATCGTTCTGCGCGACGCTGCAGCCGGCGTCTACAAGCGCGTGATCCTCAAGGACAATCGCGTCATCGGCACCGTGCTATACGGCGAGACTGCTGACGGCGCATGGTTCAACGACCTGAAGAAGAAGGCGACCGATATTTCGGAGATGCGCGAGACGCTGATCTTCGGCCAGGCCTACCAGGGAGGGTCCCCGCTGGACCCTATGGCGGCCGTTGCAGCCTTGCCGGATGATGCGGAAATCTGCGGCTGCAACGGCGTCTGTAAGGGCAAGATCACCTCGACGATCACTGCCAAGGGTCTGACGTCCCTGGATGAGGTGCGCGCCCATACCAAGGCGTCCGCCTCATGCGGCTCCTGCACCGGGCTCGTCGAGCAACTGATGACGATCACGCTTGGCGACAGCTACAATCCGAAGGCCGTGCAGCCGATGTGCGCCTGCACCGAGCTCGGCCATGACGATGTACGCCGGCTGATCAAGGCCAAGGGGCTGAAGAGCATCCCCGCCGTCATGCAGGAGCTGGAGTGGAAGACTTCGTGCGGCTGCGCGAAATGCCGGCCGGCGTTGAACTACTATCTCGTCTGCGACTGGCCGGATGAATATGCCGACGATTATCAGTCGCGCTTCATCAATGAGCGCGTTCACGCCAATATTCAGAAGGACGGCACCTATTCGGTCGTGCCGCGCATGTGGGGCGGCGTGACCAGTTCGAACGAGCTGCGCGCCATTGCCGATGTTGTCGACAAATTCGAGATTCCGATGGTGAAGGTGACCGGCGGCCAGCGCATCGACCTGCTCGGCGTGCAGAAGGAGGACCTGCCCGCCGTCTGGGCCGATCTCGGCAAGGCGGGCTTCATCTCCGGCCAGGCCTATGCCAAGGGCCTGCGCACGGTGAAGACCTGCGTCGGCTCCGATTGGTGCCGCTTCGGCACGCAGGATTCGACCGGCCTGGGCATCCGCATCGAAAAATTCATGTGGGGCTCGTGGACGCCGGCAAAGCTCAAGATGGCGGTTTCCGGCTGTCCGCGCAATTGCGCCGAGGCGACCTGCAAGGACATTGGTGTCATCTGCGTCGACAGCGGCTTCGAGATTCATTTCGCAGGCGCTGCCGGTCTAGACATCAAGGGCACGGAAGTGCTTGGCCTCGTCAAAACCGAGGACGAGGCGCTCGAGCATATCGTGGCATTGACTCAGATGTACCGCGAACAAGCCCGCTATCTCGAGCGCATCTACAAATGGGCCAAGCGCATCGGTCTTGACGAAATCCGCCGCCAGATCATGGAAGATGCCGAAAAGCGCAAGGCTTACTACGAGCGCTTCGTCTTCAGCCAGAAATTCGCCCAGGTCGACCCCTGGTCGGAGCGCGTCTCCGGCAAGGACAAGCATGAGTTCAAGCCGATGGCGACGATCGGCTACCCGCAGGCCGCCGAGTAAGGAGATGAGCATGAACTGGATTGAAATCGGCGACATTTCGGATATCCCGCTGCGCGGCGCGCGCTGCGTGAAGACGCCGCAGGGCAAGATCGCGGTCTTCCGTACTGCCGAAAACGAAGTCTTCGCCATCGAGGATCATTGCCCGCACAAGGGCGGACCGCTTTCGCAAGGGATCGTGCACGGTGCAGCCGTCACTTGCCCTCTGCACAATTGGGTCATCTCGCTTGAAACCGGCAAGGCGCTCGGGGCGGATGAAGGTTCGGTCCGCACCATCCCGGTGCGCAATGAGGGCGGAGTGCTATCGATCAGGCTCGATAGTCTCATGATGGCGGCGGAATAGATGGTCTTGCGCCCGGCAATATCTTCGGCTGTTGGAGGACGCCTCAATGCCCGCTGAGACCAAAACGACCTGCCCCTATTGCGGCGTAGGCTGCGGCGTCATTGCGAGCATCGATGATGACGGCAAGGTTTCCGTCAAAGGCGATCCCGATCATCCCTCCAACTACGGGCGCCTCTGTTCCAAGGGGTCGGCGCTCGCGGAGACGATCGATCTTGACGGCCGTCTTCTCTATCCAGAAGTCGGCGGTCAACGCGCGAACTGGGACGACGCTCTTGATCTGGTGGCAAAGCGCTTTTCCGAAACCGTTGCCGCGCATGGTCCGGATTCGGTTGCCTTCTATGTCTCCGGTCAGCTTCTGACCGAAGATTACTACGTCGCCAACAAGCTGATGAAGGGCTTTATCGGCTCGGCCAACATCGATACCAATTCGCGCCTCTGCATGTCTTCCTCGGTCGCGGGCCACCGCCGTGCCTTCGGTTCCGATACGGTGCCCGGCACCTACGAGGACATCGAATTGGCCGATCTGGTGATCCTGACCGGCTCCAATCTCGCCTGGTGTCATCCGGTCCTCTACCAGCGCCTTGCTGCCGCGAAAGCCGAACGCCCTGGAATGAAGGTCGTCGTCATCGATCCGCGCCGAACGATGACCTCCGACATTGCCGACCTGCATCTGGCAATCCGTCCGGACGGCGATGTGGCGCTATTCACCGGTCTGCTTGCGCGCCTCGCCCAGAGCTCCGCCATCGATCAGAATTTCATCGCGCTCCACACGGAGGGCTTCTCGGACGCTTTCGCGGAAGCCTCGGCGCTGAGCTTCGGCGACCTGCTCGACAAGACCGGCCTGCCGGCAATGCAACTGCGCGAGTTCTTCCGCTTGTTCGAGACGACGGAAAAGGTGGTGACCTGCTATAGCCAGGGCGTCAACCAATCGTCCTCCGGTACCGACAAGGTCAACGCCATCCTCAATTGCCATCTCGCCACGGGACGCATCGGCCGTCCCGGCATGGGGCCGTTCTCACTAACCGGCCAACCGAATGCCATGGGCGGACGCGAAGTTGGCGGGCTCGCCAATATGCTTGCCGCCCACATGGCGATCGAAAATGCAGGCGATCGCGATCGCGTGCAGCGCTTCTGGAAATCCCCCGTTATCGCCGAACGGCCGGGACTGAAGGCCGTCGACATGTTTCGCGCCGTTGCCGATGGCCGCGTCAAAGCCTTGTGGATCATGGCGACCAATCCGGTTGTTTCGATGCCGGATGCCGATGCCGTGGAAGCGGCCATCAAGGCCTGTCCCTTCGTCGTCGTTTCCGATGTCCTGAAATTGACGGATACGGCACGACACGCCGATGTATTGCTGCCTTCCCTCGGCTGGGGCGAAAAGGACGGCACCGTCACCAATTCCGAACGCCGGATTTCCCGGCAGCGGGGCTTTCTCCCCTCCCCTGGCGAGGCCAAGCCGGATTGGTGGCAGATGGCCGAAGTCGGTCGTCGGATGGGATTTGCCGAGGCCTTCTCCTTCGGCTCGAGAGCCAGCATTTTTGCCGAACATGCCGCCCTTTCCAGCTTTGAAAATAATGGCAGCCGGGATTTCGATATCGGTGCCTGCGAGGAGATAACGGCCGACGACTATGACGCGCTCTCGCCGTTCCAATGGCCGCAGCCTGCGGGATCAGCACCGCAGACGTCGCGCTTCTTCGCCAAAGGCGGTTTTTTTCATGCCGATGGCAAGGCCCGTTTCGTGGCCGTAAAGATGCCGGTTTCGGACCGCACGAGCGCAGAATTCCCGTTCACACTCAATACGGGCCGCATCCGCGACCAATGGCATACGATGACCCGCACCGGCAAAAGCGCCCGGTTGTCGGCGCATATTGCCGAGCCCTTTGCCGAAATCCATCCCCGCGATGCGATCGAAATCGGC of Rhizobium sp. NXC24 contains these proteins:
- the nirB gene encoding nitrite reductase large subunit NirB, producing MTQKLVIIGNGMAPGRMLEHLLEKAPGQYEVTIFNAEPRVNYDRIMLSPVLSGEKDYEQIIIHGDGWYIKNNITLYKGHRIINIDRAAKTVTSDHGVTENYDKLVIATGSVPFIIPVPGKDLPGVITYRDLDDVQAMLLAAQSREKAIVIGGGLLGLEAAAGLASRGMDVTVLHVMPTLMERQLDPAAGYLLQKAVEERGIKVITKANTKAIVGNGKVEGIELEDGRIIPATLVVMAVGIRPSVGLAKDAGIAVNRGIVVDDGMNTSDGDIMALGECAEVGGMVYGLVAPLYEMARVAASHLSGDRSAAFVHSDTPTKLKVTGIDLFSLGDFADGDDREEIVLRDAAAGVYKRVILKDNRVIGTVLYGETADGAWFNDLKKKATDISEMRETLIFGQAYQGGSPLDPMAAVAALPDDAEICGCNGVCKGKITSTITAKGLTSLDEVRAHTKASASCGSCTGLVEQLMTITLGDSYNPKAVQPMCACTELGHDDVRRLIKAKGLKSIPAVMQELEWKTSCGCAKCRPALNYYLVCDWPDEYADDYQSRFINERVHANIQKDGTYSVVPRMWGGVTSSNELRAIADVVDKFEIPMVKVTGGQRIDLLGVQKEDLPAVWADLGKAGFISGQAYAKGLRTVKTCVGSDWCRFGTQDSTGLGIRIEKFMWGSWTPAKLKMAVSGCPRNCAEATCKDIGVICVDSGFEIHFAGAAGLDIKGTEVLGLVKTEDEALEHIVALTQMYREQARYLERIYKWAKRIGLDEIRRQIMEDAEKRKAYYERFVFSQKFAQVDPWSERVSGKDKHEFKPMATIGYPQAAE
- a CDS encoding nitrate reductase — translated: MPAETKTTCPYCGVGCGVIASIDDDGKVSVKGDPDHPSNYGRLCSKGSALAETIDLDGRLLYPEVGGQRANWDDALDLVAKRFSETVAAHGPDSVAFYVSGQLLTEDYYVANKLMKGFIGSANIDTNSRLCMSSSVAGHRRAFGSDTVPGTYEDIELADLVILTGSNLAWCHPVLYQRLAAAKAERPGMKVVVIDPRRTMTSDIADLHLAIRPDGDVALFTGLLARLAQSSAIDQNFIALHTEGFSDAFAEASALSFGDLLDKTGLPAMQLREFFRLFETTEKVVTCYSQGVNQSSSGTDKVNAILNCHLATGRIGRPGMGPFSLTGQPNAMGGREVGGLANMLAAHMAIENAGDRDRVQRFWKSPVIAERPGLKAVDMFRAVADGRVKALWIMATNPVVSMPDADAVEAAIKACPFVVVSDVLKLTDTARHADVLLPSLGWGEKDGTVTNSERRISRQRGFLPSPGEAKPDWWQMAEVGRRMGFAEAFSFGSRASIFAEHAALSSFENNGSRDFDIGACEEITADDYDALSPFQWPQPAGSAPQTSRFFAKGGFFHADGKARFVAVKMPVSDRTSAEFPFTLNTGRIRDQWHTMTRTGKSARLSAHIAEPFAEIHPRDAIEIGVSDASLIEIESPQGKVTVRALVTERQARGSLFVPMHWNDSFAAKARIDTVVAPLTDPFSGQPASKNVAVAARPFKASRYGFAVSVAKPQRLEAAYWALAKADGGWRMELAFDDAAEDWADWCRATFDIPADVEPLGYADQTSGDLRLAFFDGDRLIVALFLARQPVAVARNWAIAQLSASHGNMRKRFALVAGRPGANTPDPGATVCSCFGVGVNQIVGAVRNGCHSVEAVGKALNAGTNCGSCRAEIRGIIDGCLATAAE
- the nirD gene encoding nitrite reductase small subunit NirD — protein: MSMNWIEIGDISDIPLRGARCVKTPQGKIAVFRTAENEVFAIEDHCPHKGGPLSQGIVHGAAVTCPLHNWVISLETGKALGADEGSVRTIPVRNEGGVLSIRLDSLMMAAE